The following proteins are encoded in a genomic region of Montipora foliosa isolate CH-2021 chromosome 8, ASM3666993v2, whole genome shotgun sequence:
- the LOC138013105 gene encoding uncharacterized protein: MLTKARVDPRQDVTRKQSSTAATGISRGRRRFRIAVMTIMCLFAITGLGILTTLDIIKAGQNTERMKSLQKGVRLSIEIAKLVHRLQIERGTRILYVSSGGEESVFAKVLEVQNETDTRAQTLDDWPRELARDEFESKEIFMTLLNNHRKSHNAQNSSIEAEITFYSTLIADLFKRSFENVVTSDVDFPTEFIAYEMLQAGKERAGVERALGGTYFSRGHFNRTSELLWFAEQYFVGNETLKLGMTLMPEMKQIYNTALEARNRTLITQVEEERKVILENKKRNASAESGIKWFQLMTDYIDTILDVQQESASRILNKLDGIVTERTSDWILKVCVIGFVILLLPSFVYSVYTIQIYAAKLQQSTRDLNEEKKRADTLLYQMLPHQVAEQLKSGKSVTAEQFESVTVFFSDIVNFTQICASISPMEVTQMLNRLYGLFDNNLDRYDVYKVETIGDAYMVVSGLPRRNGHNHVAQIALMALHLVKQMESLRSGDGEENELCVRIGIHSGPCAAGVVGIKMPRYCLFGDTVNTASRMQTTGMPQKIHVSQDTKDLLQFLGGYTLAFRGLVDVKGKGAMETYWLQDYAE, encoded by the exons ATGTTGACGAAAGCTCGAGTGGATCCACGTCAAGATGTCACCAGGAAACAGTCAAGCACCGCGGCAACAGGAATAAGTCGAGGCAGAAGGAGATTTCGCATTGCAGTTATGACCATAATGTGTTTGTTTGCCATAACTGGTTTAGGAATCCTCACGACGCTGGATATCATCAAAGCGGGTCAAAATACAGAAAGAATGAAAAGCCTTCAGAAGGGTGTTAGGCTGAGCATTGAAATTGCAAAACTTGTCCATCGGTTGCAGATTGAGCGCGGCACCAGAATTCTTTATGTGAGCTCTGGCGGGGAAGAAAGCGTTTTTGCGAAGGTTCTTGAGGTGCAGAACGAAACGGACACACGGGCCCAAACTCTTGATGATTGGCCACGAGAGCTTGCAAGAGACGAGTTTGAGAGTAAAGAAATTTTTATGACGCTCTTAAATAATCATCGCAAATCACACAATGCCCAGAACAGCTCGATCGAAGCCGAGATTACTTTTTATTCGACTCTCATAGCAGATCTTTTCAAGAGGTCTTTTGAAAACGTAGTTACGTCGGACGTTGATTTCCCAACCGAATTTATTGCTTACGAAATGCTTCAGGCAGGAAAAGAGAGAGCTGGAGTAGAGCGCGCTCTTGGTGGGACTTACTTCAGTCGTGGACATTTCAACAGAACATCGGAACTCCTTTGGTTTGCAGAACAATATTTCGTTGGGAACGAAACATTGAAATTAGGCATGACATTGATGCCAGAGATGAAACAAATTTACAACACTGCTTTGGAGGCCAGGAACAGAACGCTGATAACCCAGgtggaagaagaaagaaaagttaTCCTTGAAAATAAAAAGCGAAACGCTTCGGCTGAATCTGGTATCAAATGGTTTCAATTAATGACCGATTATATAGACACAATACTTGATGTTCAACAAGAAAGTGCAAGTAGGATACTGAATAAACTCGATGGTATCGTTACTGAGCGAACAAGCGATTGGATTCTCAAAGTCTGCGTCATTGGGTTTGTTATCTTACTTTTGCCTTCATTCGTGTACAGCGTCTACACAATCCAAATTTATGCAGCTAAGTTACAACAAAGTACAAGAGATCTTAACGAGGAGAAAAAAAGGGCAGATACCCTCCTCTATCAAATGTTACCGCACCAAGTTGCAGAGCAGTTGAAGAGCGGCAAAAGCGTGACTGCAGAGCAGTTTGAAAGCGTGACAGTCTTTTTCAGTGACATTGTCAACTTCACGCAAATATGCGCCAGTATCTCCCCAATGGAAGTGACGCAGATGCTAAACAGACTCTACGGGCTCTTTGATAATAACCTTGATCGATATGATGTCTACAAGGTAGAGACGATTGGTGACGCCTATATGGTGGTATCTGGGCTTCCGAGGAGAAACGGACATAATCACGTGGCACAAATAGCTTTGATGGCGCTTCACCTGGTTAAACAAATGGAAAGCTTGCGGTCTGGGGACGGAGAAGAAAATGAACTTTGTGTGAGAATTGGAATtcattcag GCCCCTGTGCGGCCGGTGTGGTGGGAATCAAGATGCCACGTTATTGTTTGTTTGGCGACACTGTCAACACCGCTTCCAGAATGCAAACCACAGGAATGC CCCAGAAAATTCATGTCAGCCAAGACACAAAGGACCTGCTACAATTTCTCGGTGGATATACGCTAGCGTTTAGAGGTCTCGTTGACGTAAAG GGAAAAGGAGCAATGGAAACATACTGGCTTCAGGATTACGCGGAATAG